Proteins encoded together in one candidate division KSB1 bacterium window:
- a CDS encoding DinB family protein, producing MVPELKPWVERTFVLELPDWRFPLELERLRSGPVSAEQLVSGLELDVLTTRIDGAWSIQEQLGHLIDLETLGMSRLDDFAAGKSVLSAADMTNARTNEREYNRASIRELLREFREARQRFTTRLEELSPGDQQRRALHPRVRQDMRPVDLMYFVAEHDNHHLARISSIIREATGH from the coding sequence ATGGTTCCGGAATTGAAGCCTTGGGTAGAGCGGACGTTCGTGCTGGAGCTGCCGGACTGGCGATTTCCGCTGGAATTGGAGCGGCTGCGGAGCGGACCGGTGAGCGCGGAGCAATTAGTCAGCGGGTTAGAGCTTGACGTCTTGACAACACGAATTGACGGTGCGTGGTCGATCCAGGAGCAGCTCGGGCATCTGATTGATTTGGAGACGCTGGGCATGAGCAGGCTTGACGATTTCGCGGCGGGTAAGTCCGTGCTGAGTGCGGCGGACATGACCAATGCGCGGACGAACGAGCGTGAGTACAATCGGGCTTCGATTCGAGAGCTGCTAAGGGAATTTCGCGAGGCGCGGCAGCGCTTCACGACCCGGTTGGAGGAGCTATCCCCCGGGGATCAACAGCGGCGGGCGCTGCATCCACGGGTTCGGCAGGACATGCGTCCGGTCGATCTGATGTATTTCGTTGCGGAGCACGATAATCATCATTTGGCCCGGATATCCTCGATCATCCGCGAGGCGACAGGGCATTAG